A section of the Paenibacillus odorifer genome encodes:
- a CDS encoding HAMP domain-containing sensor histidine kinase, with product MIKIHKISTKLLIMVSIILLIVFGTSYFLHNYFSADYYLYKMKTKINTIYDEVKDLRLDQLLENESRIENNNNVTIVRVENSGSTAEINENIQFALFKDKVALNKFWITDEVLQKVKQGNTVNLLFNQGKLKSSLLTKIYEQDSSLILIGTVVVHNTDALTLVNQFSFYSILLGIIISLLLVAYFSKKIITPLEQLQDVAKDISNLDFKQVTIQTGDEIEELSKSINHMSQRLKSTHAKLEEKNQSLNTLISSISHEVKTPLSLIQAYTIGIQDGLDDGTYTDIILEQVMYTSDMVDYLIKLSKIQKSEVHKEPFDLKELLLKVISQYNITLKNKNITLMSDFHSLESSIVEEDISQIEIVFNNLISNAIKYGEEDFFEIKLRSDTTRTLKFTISNKTTRLKTEHLAYIWDPFYVIEESRNKEISGTGLGLSIVAEILGKNDLKYESRLEDSYISFSIWFEVKEGILEL from the coding sequence ATGATAAAAATCCATAAAATAAGTACGAAGTTATTGATCATGGTGAGCATTATTTTGCTGATTGTTTTTGGTACGTCTTATTTCTTGCACAACTATTTCTCAGCAGATTATTACCTATACAAAATGAAAACCAAGATCAACACCATTTATGACGAAGTAAAGGATCTCCGTTTGGATCAACTCTTGGAAAATGAAAGCAGGATCGAGAACAATAATAACGTAACGATTGTTAGGGTTGAAAACAGTGGAAGTACAGCAGAAATTAACGAAAATATTCAATTTGCGTTGTTTAAAGATAAGGTGGCACTTAATAAATTTTGGATCACAGATGAGGTATTACAAAAAGTAAAACAAGGCAACACGGTTAATCTTTTATTTAATCAGGGTAAATTGAAATCGAGTCTGTTAACGAAAATATACGAGCAGGATAGCAGTCTGATCCTCATCGGAACTGTGGTTGTGCACAATACAGATGCCTTGACCCTCGTAAATCAATTCAGCTTTTACTCCATTCTACTGGGGATTATTATCAGTTTGCTGTTAGTGGCTTACTTTTCAAAAAAGATCATTACACCGTTAGAACAATTGCAGGATGTCGCAAAGGATATATCCAATCTCGATTTTAAACAAGTGACGATTCAAACGGGGGATGAAATCGAAGAGCTCTCGAAAAGCATCAATCATATGAGTCAGCGTCTAAAGAGCACCCATGCCAAATTGGAGGAGAAAAATCAAAGTTTAAATACCCTTATCTCAAGCATTTCGCATGAAGTGAAAACACCATTATCCTTAATCCAAGCATATACGATTGGCATTCAGGACGGTCTGGATGATGGCACGTATACGGATATCATTTTGGAGCAAGTGATGTATACGTCGGATATGGTGGATTATTTAATTAAATTGTCCAAGATCCAGAAGTCAGAAGTGCATAAAGAGCCTTTTGATCTTAAAGAGCTTCTGCTAAAAGTGATCTCACAATATAATATTACGTTAAAAAATAAAAACATAACCTTAATGAGCGACTTTCATTCGCTTGAATCCTCTATCGTTGAAGAAGATATCAGCCAAATCGAGATAGTATTCAACAACTTAATTAGTAATGCCATTAAGTATGGTGAAGAGGATTTTTTTGAAATAAAACTACGGAGTGACACTACGCGTACATTAAAATTTACGATCTCCAATAAAACCACTCGCCTAAAAACGGAGCATTTAGCGTATATCTGGGACCCATTCTATGTAATTGAAGAGTCTCGAAATAAAGAAATCTCCGGTACTGGACTTGGCCTGTCCATCGTCGCGGAGATTCTTGGCAAAAATGATCTGAAATACGAGTCCAGATTAGAGGACTCATATATTAGTTTTAGTATTTGGTTTGAAGTTAAGGAGGGAATTTTGGAACTGTAG
- a CDS encoding DHHW family protein: MKQKTDRILVGGFVATLFLVAILFFLLPVQRFSELENRYLQKAPHLTWDNLLSHTYAEEAESFVTDHFPFRAKWVWVKSAVEQMRLQQENNGIYKGKDGYLFEKFAAPDYTKVQQYAAAVKRFADNNPDANTTFLLAPTSVGLYKERLPWLAPVYSQAEVNQTIAKDVGDSLTFINGFDVLSPHAAEPIYYRTDHHWTTYGAYLAYVAYAQSMGWQPLSRSEYQIQTVSNSFLGSYHTRGQFIGVTPDSIQMYKPNHEVSTQMYIQDTGETLTSMYDPSYLAKKDKYSYFLGGVHALMNITSQLDPTTVKQEKLLVIKDSYAHSVIPFLTQHVPEIHVIDIRYYNGNISDYMAQNDIKDVLLLFNTATFIDNAALLKLN; the protein is encoded by the coding sequence ATGAAGCAGAAGACGGATCGAATCCTGGTTGGAGGATTTGTTGCAACGTTATTTCTGGTCGCTATCCTCTTTTTCTTACTGCCTGTTCAGCGTTTCTCTGAGCTTGAGAACCGGTATTTGCAAAAAGCCCCCCATCTGACATGGGACAATTTATTATCCCACACCTATGCGGAAGAGGCCGAAAGCTTTGTAACCGATCATTTTCCATTTCGGGCCAAATGGGTATGGGTGAAATCGGCGGTGGAACAGATGAGGCTGCAGCAAGAGAATAACGGAATCTATAAAGGAAAAGACGGCTATCTTTTCGAAAAATTTGCAGCACCTGATTACACTAAAGTTCAGCAATATGCAGCAGCTGTGAAACGCTTTGCCGATAACAATCCTGATGCAAACACCACTTTCTTACTCGCACCGACATCGGTTGGCTTGTACAAGGAACGTCTACCCTGGTTAGCTCCTGTCTACTCGCAAGCTGAGGTGAATCAAACAATAGCTAAGGATGTAGGAGATAGCCTTACTTTTATAAATGGATTTGATGTTCTTAGCCCACATGCCGCAGAACCCATTTACTATCGGACCGACCATCACTGGACAACCTACGGTGCCTACTTAGCTTATGTAGCCTATGCTCAAAGCATGGGCTGGCAGCCTCTGTCCCGGAGCGAATACCAGATTCAGACTGTGAGTAATTCATTTCTCGGAAGCTATCATACCCGGGGGCAATTTATCGGGGTCACACCTGACTCCATTCAAATGTACAAACCTAATCATGAGGTATCCACCCAAATGTACATTCAAGATACCGGTGAGACTTTAACAAGTATGTATGACCCAAGTTATCTGGCGAAAAAAGATAAGTACTCTTATTTCTTAGGGGGCGTACATGCGCTCATGAATATCACCAGCCAGCTTGATCCAACAACAGTCAAACAGGAAAAGCTGCTTGTCATCAAAGACTCCTATGCACATAGCGTTATTCCTTTCCTGACTCAGCATGTGCCTGAAATCCATGTGATCGACATCCGTTATTATAATGGAAACATCAGTGACTATATGGCTCAAAATGATATCAAGGATGTCTTGCTGCTTTTTAATACGGCTACTTTTATTGATAATGCGGCGCTATTGAAGTTAAATTAA